The following are from one region of the Microbacterium sp. cx-55 genome:
- a CDS encoding zinc ABC transporter ATPase codes for MIADAKESAPTEPGVYKMPCGEYIVDFFLNAEGQERWLVAGGAHSYTRETVAIARHGEHPWQRLYTLEDAAKEISKLAERRSTDVHTVLDDLVDAIDERDARRVAQERRDMPTETLSNLAERITDEEQDGRIFSYVEARGRGDGAAGGQPVVLG; via the coding sequence ATGATCGCCGATGCCAAAGAGAGCGCGCCGACCGAACCCGGCGTGTACAAGATGCCCTGCGGAGAGTACATCGTCGACTTCTTCCTCAACGCTGAGGGTCAGGAGCGGTGGCTCGTCGCCGGCGGCGCACACTCCTACACTCGCGAGACGGTCGCGATCGCACGTCACGGCGAGCACCCGTGGCAACGGCTCTACACCCTCGAGGATGCCGCGAAGGAGATCTCGAAGCTCGCAGAGCGCCGGAGTACCGACGTCCACACCGTGCTCGATGATTTGGTCGATGCGATCGACGAGCGGGATGCTCGGCGGGTCGCGCAGGAGCGGAGGGATATGCCAACCGAAACCCTCAGCAACCTCGCCGAACGCATTACTGACGAGGAGCAGGACGGCCGCATCTTCAGTTACGTCGAGGCAAGAGGCCGTGGCGACGGCGCTGCGGGAGGGCAGCCTGTTGTGCTCGGATGA
- a CDS encoding Pycsar system effector family protein: protein MLTSLLRRRGRSAARNDRAANPDHAWKALGLVNEWIRHADAKAGVTLAFTGVLAAMLFNLVKDFESRTVWSDAVVVAACVLLVVTGGLCAWTLTPRVRDKDASNLAINRLFYASISKNFKGDRHRYVDVLHTLTADSDELTRDIAHQVHANAEIATTKSRWATWAIRSAVAAGAAVALLAILIGAANSQG, encoded by the coding sequence GTGTTGACCTCACTATTGCGGCGCAGGGGTCGTTCCGCCGCCCGCAATGATCGCGCTGCCAACCCCGACCATGCTTGGAAGGCGCTCGGCCTGGTTAATGAGTGGATTCGGCACGCGGATGCGAAGGCAGGTGTGACGCTCGCCTTCACGGGCGTCCTCGCCGCAATGCTCTTCAACCTCGTAAAGGATTTCGAGTCGAGGACGGTCTGGTCGGATGCGGTCGTCGTCGCGGCGTGCGTGCTCCTCGTAGTCACGGGGGGACTTTGCGCGTGGACATTGACACCTCGCGTGCGAGACAAGGACGCGAGCAACCTCGCCATCAACCGGCTGTTCTACGCGAGCATCAGCAAGAACTTCAAGGGCGACCGGCACCGTTACGTCGATGTCCTTCACACGCTCACTGCGGATTCCGACGAGCTCACCCGAGACATTGCACATCAGGTTCATGCCAACGCAGAGATCGCGACCACTAAGTCGCGGTGGGCTACGTGGGCCATTCGCTCGGCCGTTGCCGCTGGCGCGGCGGTCGCTCTCCTTGCCATTCTCATCGGCGCTGCAAACTCACAGGGGTAA
- a CDS encoding adenylate/guanylate cyclase domain-containing protein, whose protein sequence is MDGNYKTYSYVSSSDRIKAILDQPAGAFEETEALPDRDKLTFSNGFYGKCSAIFIDIRDSSGLTAKHKRPTLAKIYRAFISEMVAVLNSTSIVREVNIVGDCVWAVYNTPLKTDITEVFTIAARANTLLKLLNHHYAKKGIDALKIGIGVDYGRALMIKAGFSGSGINDVIYMGDVVNSAAHLAHEAGRGWNRPIYVGSDIHLNLRDDDKKWFNSTYLSGHGTTYTADVVISTMSEYIDALN, encoded by the coding sequence ATGGACGGCAACTACAAGACATATAGCTACGTCTCCAGTTCAGACCGCATCAAGGCGATATTGGATCAGCCAGCGGGTGCATTCGAAGAGACTGAGGCGCTTCCGGACCGCGACAAGCTCACATTCTCCAACGGGTTCTACGGCAAGTGTTCTGCGATCTTCATCGACATCCGGGACTCGTCTGGTCTTACGGCAAAGCACAAGCGGCCCACGCTGGCCAAGATCTACCGTGCTTTTATCTCTGAGATGGTCGCAGTACTGAACTCCACCTCCATCGTCAGGGAGGTGAACATCGTCGGCGATTGTGTTTGGGCCGTGTACAACACACCGCTCAAGACCGACATCACCGAGGTGTTCACGATCGCGGCCCGGGCAAATACTCTGCTGAAGCTGCTCAACCATCACTACGCGAAGAAGGGCATCGACGCGCTCAAGATAGGCATCGGTGTGGACTACGGTCGCGCTCTGATGATCAAGGCGGGGTTCAGTGGCAGCGGGATCAACGATGTGATCTACATGGGTGACGTGGTCAACAGCGCGGCGCACCTCGCTCATGAAGCAGGCCGCGGTTGGAATCGACCGATCTACGTCGGCAGCGACATCCACTTAAACCTGCGCGACGATGACAAAAAGTGGTTCAACTCCACCTACCTGAGCGGTCACGGGACGACTTACACCGCTGACGTTGTCATCTCAACGATGAGCGAGTACATCGACGCGCTCAACTAA
- a CDS encoding peptidoglycan DD-metalloendopeptidase family protein, with product MTRRTAIGVGALGVAGLAAVGSPYIPRAFAIEGYPSWDDVQRAKANETAKNGEISRIQGLISQLQADVANKQAIADQKSQEFYAAEQAYFDAGTRADSLQAQADQGAAAATEAANKAGKVASQLYRSGGDDTSMQLFFAGSAAGADDLLDRLGTMDKLLERNQTVYADAVRARNAAQAATATATAARDERDRLQQIANAAMEEAVAASDAAQAALDAQNENLGTLQAQLAALQDTTAKTVADYQAGVAEQKRRDEEARKAREAAAAAAAAAAAAAAAAAAAAQQGNSGGGGGGSSGGGGGGGAAPGGSGGGSGWVRPSSGRISSGYGPRQSQCGPQGCSSSFHRGLDFAPGCGAAIYAAASGTVEMSQVYSGYGNYIRINHGGGLATGYAHIVNGGLYVRRGQYVNAGQLIAAVGNTGGSFGCHLHFEVYTSGGTTDPAPFLRARGVSV from the coding sequence ATGACCCGTCGCACGGCCATCGGTGTCGGAGCCCTCGGCGTCGCCGGCCTCGCCGCCGTCGGCAGCCCGTACATCCCCCGCGCGTTTGCGATCGAGGGTTACCCGTCGTGGGACGACGTGCAGCGGGCCAAGGCGAACGAGACGGCCAAGAACGGCGAGATCTCTCGCATCCAGGGCCTGATCTCGCAGCTGCAGGCCGATGTCGCCAACAAGCAGGCCATTGCCGACCAGAAGTCTCAAGAGTTCTACGCCGCAGAGCAGGCGTACTTCGACGCAGGAACCCGCGCCGACAGCCTGCAGGCGCAGGCCGATCAGGGTGCCGCCGCCGCCACCGAGGCCGCCAACAAGGCGGGCAAGGTCGCGAGCCAGCTCTACCGCTCCGGTGGCGACGACACATCGATGCAGCTGTTCTTCGCCGGGTCCGCCGCCGGCGCCGACGACCTGCTCGACCGCCTCGGCACGATGGACAAGCTCCTCGAGCGCAACCAGACGGTGTACGCGGATGCGGTGCGCGCACGCAACGCCGCGCAGGCCGCGACCGCGACCGCGACGGCCGCGCGCGATGAGCGCGACCGACTGCAGCAGATCGCCAACGCGGCCATGGAAGAAGCGGTCGCCGCATCCGACGCCGCCCAGGCCGCCCTCGACGCGCAGAACGAGAACCTCGGCACGCTGCAGGCGCAGCTCGCCGCCCTCCAGGACACGACCGCCAAGACCGTCGCCGACTACCAGGCCGGCGTCGCCGAGCAGAAGCGTCGCGACGAAGAAGCCCGCAAGGCGCGCGAAGCCGCGGCAGCCGCGGCAGCCGCTGCGGCGGCGGCGGCAGCAGCGGCGGCTGCGGCCGCCCAGCAGGGCAACAGCGGCGGTGGCGGAGGCGGAAGCAGCGGCGGTGGTGGCGGAGGCGGTGCTGCCCCCGGCGGCAGCGGCGGCGGCTCCGGATGGGTGCGGCCCAGCAGCGGACGCATCAGCTCCGGCTACGGCCCTCGCCAGTCGCAGTGCGGCCCGCAGGGCTGCTCGAGCAGCTTCCACCGCGGCCTCGACTTCGCGCCCGGATGCGGCGCGGCGATCTACGCGGCAGCATCCGGCACCGTCGAGATGTCGCAGGTATACAGCGGGTACGGAAACTACATCCGCATCAACCACGGCGGCGGCCTCGCCACCGGCTACGCGCACATCGTCAACGGTGGGCTGTACGTGCGCCGCGGACAGTACGTGAACGCCGGCCAGCTCATCGCCGCGGTCGGCAACACCGGCGGGTCGTTCGGCTGCCACCTGCACTTCGAGGTCTACACGTCGGGTGGCACGACCGACCCGGCGCCGTTCCTTCGGGCCCGCGGCGTCAGCGTCTGA
- a CDS encoding inorganic diphosphatase, which translates to MGAYDAVIEIPRGSRVKYEVDHGTGRVFLDRVLFTPMGYPANYGFFENTLGEDGDPLDVLLLLDRDIYPGVLAKVRPVAVLKMSDEAGGDDKVVAVLAKDPRWAHIQDVGDIDEWTKNEIGHFFEHYKDLEPNKWVKVDEWAGVDEAERLVAEAFTRFEDHGEQTKTQGEGEAPNTL; encoded by the coding sequence ATGGGCGCATACGACGCCGTCATCGAGATCCCCCGCGGCAGCCGCGTGAAGTACGAGGTCGACCACGGCACTGGCCGGGTCTTCCTCGACCGCGTGCTGTTCACCCCCATGGGGTACCCGGCCAACTACGGGTTCTTCGAGAACACCCTCGGCGAAGACGGCGACCCGCTCGACGTACTGCTGCTGCTCGACCGCGACATCTACCCGGGCGTGCTCGCGAAGGTGCGGCCCGTGGCCGTGCTGAAGATGAGCGACGAGGCCGGCGGCGACGACAAGGTCGTGGCCGTGCTCGCGAAGGATCCGCGCTGGGCGCACATCCAGGATGTGGGCGATATCGACGAGTGGACCAAGAACGAGATCGGCCACTTCTTCGAGCACTACAAGGACCTCGAGCCGAACAAGTGGGTCAAGGTCGACGAGTGGGCGGGCGTGGATGAGGCCGAGCGCCTCGTCGCCGAGGCGTTCACCCGGTTCGAAGACCACGGCGAGCAGACGAAGACGCAGGGCGAGGGCGAAGCGCCCAACACGCTCTGA
- the tilS gene encoding tRNA lysidine(34) synthetase TilS, whose product MTDHRPALDPAVAELRRAVRPALASHRTVLVALSGGADSLALAAAVAFEAPRAGVRAIAVTVDHDLQPGSASVAADAANSARGLGLEAIVVGVEVGADGGPEAAARTARYAALRDAATDYSASGVLLGHTLDDQAETVLLGLARGSGATSLAGMAGELDDDEITWMRPLLAVRRESTHAACAAQGLIPWEDPHNSDDSYARVRVRLRVLPVLEAELGPGIADALARTAEQMREDAEAFADMIEETIEDIVEPAEAGIAISVAALAANPAALRNRIIRHVAASEFHVSLTRAQTLEVARLVTDWHGQGPIDLPAFRAHRADGRILFTAR is encoded by the coding sequence GTGACAGATCACCGCCCCGCGCTCGATCCCGCGGTTGCCGAGCTGCGCCGTGCTGTGCGCCCCGCGCTCGCCTCGCACCGGACCGTGCTCGTCGCGCTCTCGGGCGGTGCCGACTCGCTCGCCCTCGCCGCTGCGGTCGCGTTCGAGGCCCCGCGGGCGGGAGTGCGCGCGATCGCCGTCACCGTCGACCACGACCTGCAGCCAGGGTCGGCCTCGGTCGCTGCTGACGCCGCGAACTCGGCCCGTGGGCTGGGCCTCGAAGCCATCGTGGTGGGGGTCGAAGTGGGCGCGGATGGCGGCCCCGAAGCCGCCGCGCGCACCGCCCGGTACGCCGCGCTCCGCGACGCCGCGACCGACTACTCCGCGAGCGGCGTGCTGCTCGGCCACACCCTCGATGACCAGGCCGAGACCGTGCTGCTCGGGCTCGCTCGGGGTTCGGGTGCGACGAGCCTCGCCGGCATGGCGGGTGAACTCGACGACGACGAGATCACCTGGATGCGGCCGCTGCTCGCCGTGCGCCGAGAGTCGACCCACGCAGCCTGCGCCGCGCAGGGGCTCATCCCGTGGGAAGACCCGCACAACTCGGACGACAGCTACGCCCGGGTGCGCGTCCGCCTCCGGGTGCTTCCGGTGCTCGAGGCGGAGCTCGGCCCGGGCATCGCCGACGCGCTCGCGCGAACCGCCGAGCAAATGCGCGAGGACGCGGAGGCCTTCGCCGACATGATCGAGGAGACGATCGAGGACATCGTCGAGCCCGCCGAAGCCGGCATCGCGATCTCGGTCGCCGCGCTCGCCGCCAACCCCGCCGCCCTCCGGAACCGCATCATCCGCCACGTCGCCGCGAGCGAGTTCCACGTCTCGTTGACCCGCGCGCAGACACTCGAGGTCGCGAGACTCGTCACAGACTGGCACGGGCAGGGCCCGATCGACCTGCCCGCATTCCGGGCGCACCGCGCGGACGGCCGCATCCTGTTCACCGCCCGCTGA
- the hpt gene encoding hypoxanthine phosphoribosyltransferase: MRAADIADDLTTVLATEEDILAKLEDIAAQVAADYEGKDLVLVGVLKGAIMVMADFSRALPMLVPMDWMAVSSYGTGTRSSGVVQIRKDLDTDIHDKHVLIVEDIIDSGLTLSWLLENFAARGAASVEVFALFRKPEAAKVQVDCRYVGFDIPNEFVVGYGLDYAERYRNLRDVAVLAPHVYS, translated from the coding sequence ATGCGTGCTGCCGACATCGCGGACGACCTGACCACGGTCCTCGCCACCGAGGAAGACATCCTCGCCAAACTGGAGGACATCGCCGCGCAGGTCGCGGCCGACTACGAGGGCAAGGACCTCGTGCTCGTGGGCGTGCTGAAGGGCGCGATCATGGTGATGGCCGACTTCTCGCGGGCGCTGCCGATGCTCGTGCCGATGGACTGGATGGCCGTCTCCTCGTACGGCACCGGCACACGGTCGAGCGGCGTCGTGCAGATCCGCAAAGACCTCGACACCGACATCCACGACAAGCACGTGCTGATCGTCGAGGACATCATCGACTCCGGCCTGACCCTCAGCTGGCTGCTGGAGAACTTCGCGGCGCGCGGGGCCGCATCCGTCGAGGTGTTCGCGTTGTTCCGCAAGCCCGAGGCGGCCAAGGTGCAGGTCGACTGCCGTTACGTCGGCTTCGACATCCCCAATGAGTTCGTCGTGGGCTACGGCCTCGACTACGCCGAGCGTTACCGCAACCTGCGCGACGTCGCGGTGCTCGCTCCCCACGTGTACTCGTAG
- the ftsH gene encoding ATP-dependent zinc metalloprotease FtsH: MDFKKITRNPLLYVLLIGLFLIVGFSLISSLGAAKQVTTQQGLELLQGNTVTEVTNTDGDQRVDMKLSSPYEGANEVQFYYVNARASEVVDAIGASNPSDGYNDIVPRATWFDGILSLLLPILLLGLIFWFLISSAQGGGNKVMQFGKSRAKLVTKETPTVTFEDVAGSDEAIEEMQEIKDFLKDPTKFQALGARIPKGVLLYGPPGTGKTLLARAVAGEAGVPFYSISGSDFVEMFVGVGASRVRDLFGQAKENSPAIIFIDEIDAVGRHRGAGMGGGHDEREQTLNQMLVEMDGFDPKVNVIVIAATNRPDILDPALLRPGRFDRQIGVDAPDLQGRKRILEVHGRGKPLADSVDLEVVARKTPGFTGADLANVLNEAALLTARSDAQLIDNRALDEAIDRVIAGPQRRTRVMRDKEKLITAYHEGGHALAAASMNFTDPVTKVTILPRGKALGYTMVLPLDDKYSVTRNELQDQLTYAMGGRVAEEIVFHDPTTGASNDIEKATDIARKMVTEYGMTTDVGPVKLGSSSGEVFMGRDMGHGRDFSERVAERVDSQVRALIEQAHNEAYQVLNDNRDILDKLALELLEKETLDHNQLAEIFRDIKRLPERPQWLSSSERPVSQLPPVDVPRRTLPAGAVAQEEAAAPVAEKAPHRRPSTGQARPATA, translated from the coding sequence ATGGACTTCAAGAAGATCACGCGCAACCCGCTCCTGTACGTCTTGCTGATCGGGCTCTTCCTGATCGTGGGTTTCTCGTTGATCTCGAGTCTGGGCGCGGCCAAGCAGGTGACGACCCAGCAGGGTCTCGAACTGCTGCAGGGCAACACGGTCACCGAGGTCACGAACACCGACGGTGACCAGCGCGTCGACATGAAGCTCTCGAGCCCGTACGAAGGTGCGAACGAGGTGCAGTTCTACTACGTGAACGCCCGCGCGAGCGAGGTCGTCGACGCGATCGGTGCATCGAACCCGTCCGACGGTTACAACGACATCGTGCCCCGCGCGACCTGGTTCGACGGCATCCTCTCGCTGCTCCTGCCGATCCTGCTGCTCGGTCTGATCTTCTGGTTCCTGATCTCGTCCGCCCAGGGCGGCGGCAACAAGGTCATGCAGTTCGGAAAGTCCCGCGCGAAGCTCGTCACGAAGGAGACGCCGACCGTCACGTTCGAAGACGTCGCCGGCTCCGACGAGGCGATCGAAGAGATGCAGGAGATCAAGGACTTCCTGAAGGACCCGACGAAGTTCCAGGCGCTCGGTGCCCGCATCCCGAAGGGCGTGCTGCTGTACGGCCCTCCCGGAACCGGTAAGACCCTTCTCGCCCGCGCGGTCGCGGGGGAGGCGGGCGTGCCGTTCTACTCGATCTCGGGCTCCGACTTCGTCGAGATGTTCGTCGGTGTCGGCGCGAGCCGCGTCCGCGACCTCTTCGGCCAGGCCAAAGAGAACTCGCCGGCCATCATCTTCATCGACGAGATCGACGCCGTCGGTCGCCACCGCGGCGCCGGCATGGGCGGCGGGCACGACGAGCGCGAGCAGACGCTGAACCAGATGCTGGTGGAGATGGATGGCTTCGACCCCAAGGTCAACGTCATCGTGATCGCGGCGACCAACCGCCCCGACATCCTCGACCCCGCACTGCTGCGCCCGGGCCGTTTCGACCGCCAGATCGGCGTCGACGCCCCCGACTTGCAGGGCCGCAAGCGCATCCTCGAGGTGCACGGCCGCGGCAAGCCGCTCGCCGACTCGGTCGACCTCGAGGTCGTGGCACGCAAGACCCCCGGGTTCACCGGTGCCGACCTCGCCAACGTTCTGAACGAAGCGGCGCTGCTCACGGCCCGCTCCGATGCTCAGCTGATCGACAACCGCGCGCTCGACGAGGCGATCGACCGCGTGATCGCCGGCCCGCAGCGTCGCACCCGCGTCATGCGCGACAAGGAGAAGTTGATCACCGCGTACCACGAGGGCGGCCACGCCCTCGCCGCGGCCTCGATGAACTTCACCGACCCGGTGACGAAGGTGACGATCCTGCCGCGCGGCAAGGCGCTCGGGTACACGATGGTGCTGCCGCTCGACGACAAGTACTCCGTCACCCGCAACGAACTGCAAGACCAGCTGACGTACGCCATGGGCGGTCGCGTGGCGGAGGAGATCGTCTTCCACGACCCCACGACCGGTGCCTCGAACGACATCGAGAAGGCGACCGACATCGCCCGCAAGATGGTCACCGAGTACGGCATGACGACGGATGTGGGGCCGGTCAAGCTCGGCTCGTCGTCGGGCGAGGTCTTCATGGGACGCGACATGGGGCACGGCCGCGACTTCAGCGAGCGCGTCGCCGAACGGGTCGACAGTCAGGTGCGCGCGCTCATCGAGCAGGCGCACAACGAGGCCTACCAGGTGCTCAACGACAACCGCGACATCCTCGACAAGCTCGCGCTCGAACTGCTCGAGAAGGAGACGCTCGACCACAACCAGCTGGCCGAGATCTTCCGCGACATCAAGCGTCTGCCCGAGCGTCCGCAGTGGCTCTCGAGCTCGGAGCGTCCGGTGTCGCAGCTGCCTCCGGTCGACGTGCCCCGTCGCACGCTGCCCGCCGGCGCCGTGGCGCAGGAGGAGGCGGCGGCGCCCGTCGCCGAGAAGGCCCCGCACCGTCGCCCGTCGACCGGTCAGGCCAGACCCGCGACCGCGTAG
- the folE gene encoding GTP cyclohydrolase I, whose amino-acid sequence MAVDRERIAALVRELLDAIGEDPERPGLKSTPQRVADTYVEFFSGIGADAAGPLANTISVSRGPAPETLPSGAVMLQGIRFRSVCEHHLLPFRGRAHIAYLPGEQVVGLGALPRVVDVLAARPQVQERLGEQIADTIDGALDARGVLVVLSASHDCVTTRGGRQPDAETVTIAARGELAEPAARAELIALLAGAAA is encoded by the coding sequence GTGGCCGTCGACCGTGAACGCATCGCCGCGCTCGTGCGAGAACTCCTCGACGCGATCGGTGAAGACCCCGAACGTCCGGGGCTGAAGTCGACCCCGCAACGGGTCGCCGACACCTACGTCGAGTTCTTCTCCGGAATCGGAGCGGATGCTGCCGGCCCCCTCGCGAACACCATTTCGGTGAGCCGCGGTCCGGCACCAGAAACCCTCCCGTCGGGGGCGGTTATGCTGCAGGGCATCCGCTTCCGCTCGGTGTGCGAACACCACCTGCTGCCGTTCCGCGGACGCGCTCACATCGCCTACCTCCCGGGGGAGCAGGTCGTCGGACTCGGGGCGCTGCCCCGAGTCGTCGACGTGCTGGCGGCGCGCCCGCAGGTGCAGGAGCGTCTCGGCGAGCAGATCGCCGACACGATCGACGGTGCGCTCGACGCCCGCGGTGTGCTCGTCGTGCTGAGCGCGTCGCACGACTGCGTGACCACGCGCGGGGGCCGGCAGCCGGATGCGGAAACTGTCACGATCGCGGCACGCGGTGAGCTCGCCGAACCGGCCGCGCGGGCCGAGCTCATCGCTCTGCTCGCCGGAGCCGCCGCGTGA
- the folP gene encoding dihydropteroate synthase, whose amino-acid sequence MTSIMGIVNVTPDSFSDGGRYLDHAAAVAHGLRLRADGADILDVGGESTRPGSERVSAEVEQERVVPVVHALTEAGAVVSIDTMNASTAAAAIAAGARIVNDVSGGLADPGMLTVVAASRADVVLGHWRGHSDRMYAEAEYRDVARDVVVELRERLAAAAVAGIAPSRVILDPGIGFAKRGEQNWEMLRGLSQLVGVGPRVLVGTSRKRFLTDALDGEVTEERRDLATSVTSALAALSGAWGVRVHDVRATRDALRVADAWRGGTS is encoded by the coding sequence GTGACGTCGATCATGGGGATCGTCAATGTGACCCCCGACTCCTTCAGCGACGGCGGTCGCTACCTCGACCACGCAGCGGCGGTCGCCCACGGGCTGCGGCTGCGCGCCGACGGCGCCGACATCCTCGACGTCGGCGGCGAGTCCACGCGACCCGGCTCGGAACGGGTGTCGGCCGAGGTCGAACAGGAGCGGGTCGTGCCGGTCGTGCACGCGCTCACCGAAGCGGGTGCGGTCGTCAGCATCGACACGATGAACGCCAGTACGGCGGCCGCGGCCATCGCGGCGGGCGCCCGCATCGTGAACGACGTCTCCGGCGGTCTCGCCGACCCGGGCATGCTCACCGTGGTCGCCGCGTCGCGCGCCGACGTGGTGCTCGGTCACTGGCGCGGGCACTCCGACCGCATGTACGCGGAGGCCGAGTACCGCGATGTCGCCCGCGACGTCGTCGTCGAGCTCCGCGAGCGCCTGGCCGCTGCGGCGGTCGCCGGAATCGCGCCGTCGCGGGTGATTCTCGACCCGGGGATTGGGTTCGCGAAGCGTGGCGAGCAGAACTGGGAGATGCTGCGCGGGCTTTCGCAGCTCGTCGGCGTCGGACCCCGGGTGCTGGTCGGAACCAGCCGCAAGCGCTTCCTCACCGATGCGCTCGACGGCGAGGTGACCGAGGAACGCCGCGACCTGGCGACCTCTGTGACGAGTGCGCTCGCCGCGCTCTCGGGAGCCTGGGGAGTGCGCGTGCACGATGTGCGCGCGACCCGCGACGCACTGCGCGTCGCGGACGCGTGGCGAGGAGGAACCTCATGA
- the folB gene encoding dihydroneopterin aldolase, with protein sequence MTGDRITLTGVRGFGYHGVFPDERRDGQEFVVDVTIRIDLRPAAASDDVADTVHYGELAEQIVADIAGPPVDLIETLAARIADGVLDRLGVIAVTVTVHKPSAPITVPFGDVAVTIERERSAS encoded by the coding sequence ATGACCGGTGACCGCATCACCCTCACCGGAGTGCGCGGCTTCGGCTACCACGGCGTGTTCCCGGACGAGCGGCGCGACGGCCAGGAGTTCGTCGTCGACGTCACGATCCGCATCGATCTGCGACCGGCCGCCGCGAGCGACGACGTCGCCGACACGGTGCACTACGGCGAACTCGCCGAGCAGATCGTCGCCGACATCGCCGGTCCTCCGGTCGACCTCATCGAAACGCTCGCCGCGCGGATCGCCGACGGCGTGCTCGATCGCCTGGGCGTCATCGCGGTCACCGTCACGGTCCACAAGCCGTCCGCGCCGATCACCGTGCCCTTCGGCGACGTCGCCGTGACCATCGAACGAGAGCGGAGCGCCTCATGA
- the folK gene encoding 2-amino-4-hydroxy-6-hydroxymethyldihydropteridine diphosphokinase has translation MSRRLAQGFEGDAPRESASVTAVIAFGSNLGDRATIFAEAADDLRRMPLTSDVRVAPAIESVAIRVEGPDADAPAYLNTVALIATRLAPSILMSYLHAIEDRHGRERREQWGDRTLDLDLIAYGDRQIRTRRLTVPHPRAAERAFVLDPWLALDPDAELPGLGRVAELRAAIEDPS, from the coding sequence ATGAGTCGTCGCCTGGCCCAGGGGTTCGAGGGCGATGCGCCGCGGGAGTCCGCATCCGTCACCGCCGTCATCGCGTTCGGATCGAACCTCGGCGACCGCGCGACGATCTTCGCCGAAGCCGCCGACGATCTTCGCCGCATGCCGCTCACGAGTGACGTGCGCGTCGCGCCGGCGATCGAATCCGTCGCCATTCGCGTGGAGGGGCCGGATGCAGACGCCCCCGCCTACCTGAACACCGTCGCCCTCATCGCCACCCGGCTCGCGCCCTCGATCCTGATGTCGTACCTGCACGCGATCGAGGACCGGCACGGCCGCGAACGTCGCGAGCAGTGGGGCGACCGGACGCTCGATCTCGACCTGATCGCCTATGGGGACCGGCAGATCCGGACGCGCCGGCTGACGGTGCCGCATCCGCGTGCCGCCGAACGCGCCTTCGTGCTTGACCCGTGGCTGGCGCTGGACCCGGATGCGGAGCTGCCCGGCCTCGGACGCGTCGCCGAGCTGCGCGCCGCGATCGAGGACCCCTCGTGA
- a CDS encoding DUF3180 family protein — MKRTSPGVLAIAAILGIGVGFLIDQVLTSMGNATFTPMISLPVLLALLGALCLALAIPIRRATRGPNGAPIDPFRAVRVAMLAKASSIVGAAIGGIAGGLLLFLVTRPVSPSLGSTSTIIATIVACAALIAAALIAENLCTIRKDDDDEQPGDAGGSTIAR; from the coding sequence GTGAAGCGCACGAGCCCCGGCGTTCTGGCGATCGCCGCGATTCTCGGGATCGGCGTCGGCTTCCTGATCGACCAGGTGCTCACCTCGATGGGCAACGCCACGTTCACCCCGATGATCTCCCTCCCCGTGCTGCTCGCGCTGCTCGGGGCGCTCTGCCTCGCGCTCGCGATCCCGATCCGGCGGGCGACCCGCGGCCCGAACGGCGCCCCGATCGACCCGTTCCGCGCCGTCCGTGTCGCGATGCTCGCGAAGGCGTCGAGCATCGTCGGCGCAGCGATCGGTGGCATCGCCGGGGGACTGCTGCTGTTCCTCGTGACGCGCCCGGTGTCGCCCTCGCTAGGCTCGACGAGCACGATCATCGCGACGATCGTGGCCTGCGCCGCCCTGATCGCGGCGGCGCTCATCGCCGAGAACCTGTGCACCATCCGGAAGGACGACGATGACGAACAGCCCGGAGACGCCGGCGGAAGCACCATCGCCCGCTGA